The following proteins are encoded in a genomic region of Oncorhynchus kisutch isolate 150728-3 linkage group LG18, Okis_V2, whole genome shotgun sequence:
- the LOC109909298 gene encoding transmembrane protease serine 13 isoform X1 gives MILTSTVSHALSTLHFPFLVIQHRYFFSIGLSIGFSSENGHHYTNAAQNELPPPYYSVELHTLPPLQSYEELVYGAGPRHTPPNQLYYIPQHPPPVAAQHVCQPSISLSNKKKNGKCCHRGAKCFGGSGGIVLLLLLGLAIWLGVRYGTRLATAAVTLNHHDSEDGGHYEKQLSVPVHDTCSNSTVQCDGLRDCRLGTDESNCVRFGADGALQVRTSQDDRFLPVCYQGWDQSYANRTCAQLGFRKSFATKAMKSQQSIGLTLNNRSSLPIQGQVSVGSSCPDQNTVSLKCIDCGRQQLTSRIIGGTVAKLGQWPWQLSLHFGRSHICGGVLVSPDFVVTAAHCFPRLFPQFLDASKWLVYGGVVSQDQLPSPYLVEKIIVNENYNNVTNDQDITILKLASPVVFTDAVQPACLPAFDQTFPRGTKCWISGFGTIDEGSAKLSKALMQVTVDIIEVRVCNSSKVYSGSVSNNMLCAGDLNGVRDSCQGDSGGPLVCQTSDNLWQLVGVTSWGSGCGQSNRPGVYTKVSSLLPWIYSKMQLENP, from the exons AACGAGCTCCCTCCTCCATACTACTCTGTTGAGTTGCACACCCTCCCGCCCCTCCAGTCCTATGAAGAGCTAGTCTATGGAGCGGGTCCAAGGCACACTCCTCCCAACCAGCTTTACTACATCCCCCAGCATCCCCCACCAGTGGCTGCACAGCATGTCTGCCAGCCCAGTATAT CTCTTTCTAACAAGAAGAAGAACGGCAAATGCTGCCACCGTGGTGCCAAGTGCTTTGGTGGGTCAGGAGGCATCGTTCTGCTGCTCCTCCTGGGCCTTGCCATCTGGCTCGGAG tGCGTTACGGTACCAGATTGGCAACTGCGGCTGTCACCCTCAACCACCATGACAGTGAGGATGGGGGGCACTATGAGAAGCAGTTGAGCGTGCCCGTTCATGACACCTGCTCCAACTCCACCGTCCAATGTGACGGTCTGCGAGACTGCCGACTGGGCACCGacgagtccaactgtg tgAGGTTTGGGGCGGACGGTGCTCTACAGGTCAGAACGTCTCAGGACGACCGTTTCCTCCCAGTGTGTTACCAGGGATGGGACCAGAGCTACGCCAACCGGACCTGTGCCCAACTGGGCTTCAGAAA GTCCTTTGCAACCAAGGCCATGAAATCCCAGCAGTCCATTGGTCTAACCCTGAACAACAGATCGTCTTTACCCATCCAGGGCCAGGTCAGCGTCGG CTCTTCCTGCCCTGACCAGAATACGGTCTCTCTGAAGTGTATTG ATTGTGGACGTCAGCAGTTGACCTCCCGGATCATAGGGGGCACTGTTGCCAAACTGGGCCAATGGCCCTGGCAACTGTCTCTACACTTTGGTAGATCACATATCTGTGGAGGGGTCCTGGTGTCCCCTGACTTTGTGGTGACAGCTGCCCACTGCTTCCCCAG GTTGTTCCCCCAGTTTCTTGACGCCAGTAAGTGGCTTGTGTACGGAGGAGTGGTGTCTCAAGACCAGCTTCCTTCTCCCTACCTCGTAGAGAAGATCATTGTGAATGAGAACTACAACAACGTAACCAACGACCAGGACATCACCATTCTGAAGCTGGCCTCCCCAGTGGTCTTCACTG ATGCAGTTCAGCCTGCCTGTTTGCCAGCCTTTGACCAGACATTCCCCCGTGGAACCAAATGCTGGATCTCGGGCTTCGGAACAATAGATGAGGGATCag CGAAACTCTCCAAAGCCCTGATGCAGGTGACCGTTGACATCATCGAAGTGCGTGTGTGTAACAGCTCCAAGGTATACTCTGGCAGTGTGTCCAACAACATGCTGTGTGCCGGTGATCTCAATGGGGTCAGGGACTCCTGTCAG GGAGACAGTGGTGGTCCTCTGGTGTGCCAGACCAGTGACAACCTTTGGCAGCTGGTGGGCGTGACCAGCTGGGGCAGTGGCTGTGGGCAGAGTAACAGGCCGGGAGTCTACACCAAGGTGTCCAGCCTACTGCCATGGATCTACAGCAAGATGCAG CTGGAGAATCCGTGA
- the LOC109909298 gene encoding transmembrane protease serine 13 isoform X2: MILTSTVSHALSTLHFPFLVIQHRYFFSIGLSIGFSSENGHHYTNAAQNELPPPYYSVELHTLPPLQSYEELVYGAGPRHTPPNQLYYIPQHPPPVAAQHVCQPSISLSNKKKNGKCCHRGAKCFGGSGGIVLLLLLGLAIWLGVRYGTRLATAAVTLNHHDSEDGGHYEKQLSVPVHDTCSNSTVQCDGLRDCRLGTDESNCVRFGADGALQVRTSQDDRFLPVCYQGWDQSYANRTCAQLGFRKSFATKAMKSQQSIGLTLNNRSSLPIQGQVSVGSSCPDQNTVSLKCIDCGRQQLTSRIIGGTVAKLGQWPWQLSLHFGRSHICGGVLVSPDFVVTAAHCFPRLFPQFLDASKWLVYGGVVSQDQLPSPYLVEKIIVNENYNNVTNDQDITILKLASPVVFTDAVQPACLPAFDQTFPRGTKCWISGFGTIDEGSAKLSKALMQVTVDIIEVRVCNSSKGDSGGPLVCQTSDNLWQLVGVTSWGSGCGQSNRPGVYTKVSSLLPWIYSKMQLENP; this comes from the exons AACGAGCTCCCTCCTCCATACTACTCTGTTGAGTTGCACACCCTCCCGCCCCTCCAGTCCTATGAAGAGCTAGTCTATGGAGCGGGTCCAAGGCACACTCCTCCCAACCAGCTTTACTACATCCCCCAGCATCCCCCACCAGTGGCTGCACAGCATGTCTGCCAGCCCAGTATAT CTCTTTCTAACAAGAAGAAGAACGGCAAATGCTGCCACCGTGGTGCCAAGTGCTTTGGTGGGTCAGGAGGCATCGTTCTGCTGCTCCTCCTGGGCCTTGCCATCTGGCTCGGAG tGCGTTACGGTACCAGATTGGCAACTGCGGCTGTCACCCTCAACCACCATGACAGTGAGGATGGGGGGCACTATGAGAAGCAGTTGAGCGTGCCCGTTCATGACACCTGCTCCAACTCCACCGTCCAATGTGACGGTCTGCGAGACTGCCGACTGGGCACCGacgagtccaactgtg tgAGGTTTGGGGCGGACGGTGCTCTACAGGTCAGAACGTCTCAGGACGACCGTTTCCTCCCAGTGTGTTACCAGGGATGGGACCAGAGCTACGCCAACCGGACCTGTGCCCAACTGGGCTTCAGAAA GTCCTTTGCAACCAAGGCCATGAAATCCCAGCAGTCCATTGGTCTAACCCTGAACAACAGATCGTCTTTACCCATCCAGGGCCAGGTCAGCGTCGG CTCTTCCTGCCCTGACCAGAATACGGTCTCTCTGAAGTGTATTG ATTGTGGACGTCAGCAGTTGACCTCCCGGATCATAGGGGGCACTGTTGCCAAACTGGGCCAATGGCCCTGGCAACTGTCTCTACACTTTGGTAGATCACATATCTGTGGAGGGGTCCTGGTGTCCCCTGACTTTGTGGTGACAGCTGCCCACTGCTTCCCCAG GTTGTTCCCCCAGTTTCTTGACGCCAGTAAGTGGCTTGTGTACGGAGGAGTGGTGTCTCAAGACCAGCTTCCTTCTCCCTACCTCGTAGAGAAGATCATTGTGAATGAGAACTACAACAACGTAACCAACGACCAGGACATCACCATTCTGAAGCTGGCCTCCCCAGTGGTCTTCACTG ATGCAGTTCAGCCTGCCTGTTTGCCAGCCTTTGACCAGACATTCCCCCGTGGAACCAAATGCTGGATCTCGGGCTTCGGAACAATAGATGAGGGATCag CGAAACTCTCCAAAGCCCTGATGCAGGTGACCGTTGACATCATCGAAGTGCGTGTGTGTAACAGCTCCAAG GGAGACAGTGGTGGTCCTCTGGTGTGCCAGACCAGTGACAACCTTTGGCAGCTGGTGGGCGTGACCAGCTGGGGCAGTGGCTGTGGGCAGAGTAACAGGCCGGGAGTCTACACCAAGGTGTCCAGCCTACTGCCATGGATCTACAGCAAGATGCAG CTGGAGAATCCGTGA
- the LOC109909298 gene encoding transmembrane protease serine 13 isoform X3 — MAKHDPNELPPPYYSVELHTLPPLQSYEELVYGAGPRHTPPNQLYYIPQHPPPVAAQHVCQPSISLSNKKKNGKCCHRGAKCFGGSGGIVLLLLLGLAIWLGVRYGTRLATAAVTLNHHDSEDGGHYEKQLSVPVHDTCSNSTVQCDGLRDCRLGTDESNCVRFGADGALQVRTSQDDRFLPVCYQGWDQSYANRTCAQLGFRKSFATKAMKSQQSIGLTLNNRSSLPIQGQVSVGSSCPDQNTVSLKCIDCGRQQLTSRIIGGTVAKLGQWPWQLSLHFGRSHICGGVLVSPDFVVTAAHCFPRLFPQFLDASKWLVYGGVVSQDQLPSPYLVEKIIVNENYNNVTNDQDITILKLASPVVFTDAVQPACLPAFDQTFPRGTKCWISGFGTIDEGSAKLSKALMQVTVDIIEVRVCNSSKVYSGSVSNNMLCAGDLNGVRDSCQGDSGGPLVCQTSDNLWQLVGVTSWGSGCGQSNRPGVYTKVSSLLPWIYSKMQLENP, encoded by the exons AACGAGCTCCCTCCTCCATACTACTCTGTTGAGTTGCACACCCTCCCGCCCCTCCAGTCCTATGAAGAGCTAGTCTATGGAGCGGGTCCAAGGCACACTCCTCCCAACCAGCTTTACTACATCCCCCAGCATCCCCCACCAGTGGCTGCACAGCATGTCTGCCAGCCCAGTATAT CTCTTTCTAACAAGAAGAAGAACGGCAAATGCTGCCACCGTGGTGCCAAGTGCTTTGGTGGGTCAGGAGGCATCGTTCTGCTGCTCCTCCTGGGCCTTGCCATCTGGCTCGGAG tGCGTTACGGTACCAGATTGGCAACTGCGGCTGTCACCCTCAACCACCATGACAGTGAGGATGGGGGGCACTATGAGAAGCAGTTGAGCGTGCCCGTTCATGACACCTGCTCCAACTCCACCGTCCAATGTGACGGTCTGCGAGACTGCCGACTGGGCACCGacgagtccaactgtg tgAGGTTTGGGGCGGACGGTGCTCTACAGGTCAGAACGTCTCAGGACGACCGTTTCCTCCCAGTGTGTTACCAGGGATGGGACCAGAGCTACGCCAACCGGACCTGTGCCCAACTGGGCTTCAGAAA GTCCTTTGCAACCAAGGCCATGAAATCCCAGCAGTCCATTGGTCTAACCCTGAACAACAGATCGTCTTTACCCATCCAGGGCCAGGTCAGCGTCGG CTCTTCCTGCCCTGACCAGAATACGGTCTCTCTGAAGTGTATTG ATTGTGGACGTCAGCAGTTGACCTCCCGGATCATAGGGGGCACTGTTGCCAAACTGGGCCAATGGCCCTGGCAACTGTCTCTACACTTTGGTAGATCACATATCTGTGGAGGGGTCCTGGTGTCCCCTGACTTTGTGGTGACAGCTGCCCACTGCTTCCCCAG GTTGTTCCCCCAGTTTCTTGACGCCAGTAAGTGGCTTGTGTACGGAGGAGTGGTGTCTCAAGACCAGCTTCCTTCTCCCTACCTCGTAGAGAAGATCATTGTGAATGAGAACTACAACAACGTAACCAACGACCAGGACATCACCATTCTGAAGCTGGCCTCCCCAGTGGTCTTCACTG ATGCAGTTCAGCCTGCCTGTTTGCCAGCCTTTGACCAGACATTCCCCCGTGGAACCAAATGCTGGATCTCGGGCTTCGGAACAATAGATGAGGGATCag CGAAACTCTCCAAAGCCCTGATGCAGGTGACCGTTGACATCATCGAAGTGCGTGTGTGTAACAGCTCCAAGGTATACTCTGGCAGTGTGTCCAACAACATGCTGTGTGCCGGTGATCTCAATGGGGTCAGGGACTCCTGTCAG GGAGACAGTGGTGGTCCTCTGGTGTGCCAGACCAGTGACAACCTTTGGCAGCTGGTGGGCGTGACCAGCTGGGGCAGTGGCTGTGGGCAGAGTAACAGGCCGGGAGTCTACACCAAGGTGTCCAGCCTACTGCCATGGATCTACAGCAAGATGCAG CTGGAGAATCCGTGA
- the LOC109909742 gene encoding FXYD domain-containing ion transport regulator 6-like isoform X3: protein METVLFFLFSLLVYVAVPVFSDGEKEKKEVDPFVYDYHSLRICGLVFGVVLFALGILLILSRKCRCCPNQEKKLKAPGDEEATVETLIVSKAKEPEPEPEAKAEN, encoded by the exons ATGGAAACTGTTCTGTTCTTCCTCTTTTCACTCCTGGTGTATGTGGCTG TGCCTGTATTTTCAGATGGTGAAAAGGAGAAGAAAGAGGTGGACCCATTTGTCTATG aCTATCATAGCCTGCGGATCTGTGGACTGGTCTTTGGTGTGGTACTCTTCGCGCTGggcatcctcctcatcctca GCCGAAAATGTCGCTGCTGTCCCAATCAGGAGAAGAAGCTCAA GGCCCCTGGAGACGAAGAGGCTACGGTAGAGACCCTGATCGTGTCCAAAG CTAAGGAGCCAGAGCCCGAGCCTGAAGCTAAGGCTGAGAACTGA
- the LOC109909742 gene encoding FXYD domain-containing ion transport regulator 6-like isoform X2 has product METVLFFLFSLLVYVADGEKEKKEVDPFVYDYHSLRICGLVFGVVLFALGILLILSKSSYFSRKCRCCPNQEKKLKAPGDEEATVETLIVSKAKEPEPEPEAKAEN; this is encoded by the exons ATGGAAACTGTTCTGTTCTTCCTCTTTTCACTCCTGGTGTATGTGGCTG ATGGTGAAAAGGAGAAGAAAGAGGTGGACCCATTTGTCTATG aCTATCATAGCCTGCGGATCTGTGGACTGGTCTTTGGTGTGGTACTCTTCGCGCTGggcatcctcctcatcctcagtaAGTCTTCATACTTCA GCCGAAAATGTCGCTGCTGTCCCAATCAGGAGAAGAAGCTCAA GGCCCCTGGAGACGAAGAGGCTACGGTAGAGACCCTGATCGTGTCCAAAG CTAAGGAGCCAGAGCCCGAGCCTGAAGCTAAGGCTGAGAACTGA
- the LOC109909742 gene encoding FXYD domain-containing ion transport regulator 6-like isoform X4 — protein METVLFFLFSLLVYVADGEKEKKEVDPFVYDYHSLRICGLVFGVVLFALGILLILSRKCRCCPNQEKKLKAPGDEEATVETLIVSKAKEPEPEPEAKAEN, from the exons ATGGAAACTGTTCTGTTCTTCCTCTTTTCACTCCTGGTGTATGTGGCTG ATGGTGAAAAGGAGAAGAAAGAGGTGGACCCATTTGTCTATG aCTATCATAGCCTGCGGATCTGTGGACTGGTCTTTGGTGTGGTACTCTTCGCGCTGggcatcctcctcatcctca GCCGAAAATGTCGCTGCTGTCCCAATCAGGAGAAGAAGCTCAA GGCCCCTGGAGACGAAGAGGCTACGGTAGAGACCCTGATCGTGTCCAAAG CTAAGGAGCCAGAGCCCGAGCCTGAAGCTAAGGCTGAGAACTGA
- the LOC109909742 gene encoding FXYD domain-containing ion transport regulator 6-like isoform X1: METVLFFLFSLLVYVAVPVFSDGEKEKKEVDPFVYDYHSLRICGLVFGVVLFALGILLILSKSSYFSRKCRCCPNQEKKLKAPGDEEATVETLIVSKAKEPEPEPEAKAEN; the protein is encoded by the exons ATGGAAACTGTTCTGTTCTTCCTCTTTTCACTCCTGGTGTATGTGGCTG TGCCTGTATTTTCAGATGGTGAAAAGGAGAAGAAAGAGGTGGACCCATTTGTCTATG aCTATCATAGCCTGCGGATCTGTGGACTGGTCTTTGGTGTGGTACTCTTCGCGCTGggcatcctcctcatcctcagtaAGTCTTCATACTTCA GCCGAAAATGTCGCTGCTGTCCCAATCAGGAGAAGAAGCTCAA GGCCCCTGGAGACGAAGAGGCTACGGTAGAGACCCTGATCGTGTCCAAAG CTAAGGAGCCAGAGCCCGAGCCTGAAGCTAAGGCTGAGAACTGA